The Melanotaenia boesemani isolate fMelBoe1 chromosome 3, fMelBoe1.pri, whole genome shotgun sequence genome contains the following window.
GATGACCTCCAGGACTTCGAAGGGACCCAGGAACCGAGGGGACAGCTTGCGGGACTCCGGCCGCGGAGGGATGTTCTTGGAGGAAAGCCAGACCTTCTGTCCCGGACGGTACGGGGGAGAGGGAACCCTGCGCCGGTCAGCACCCCTGCGGTTCCTGTCCAAAGCCCGAACCAGGGCTGCCTTTGTAGCCCTCCACATCTGAAGACACTGGCCCAGATGCCGTTGGGCCAGTGGGGCGTGGGCCAATCCAGAATTGCCTTAACCTTTTCAGGATCTGTCTTCATCTGCCCGCTCAGAAACACATAACCCAGAAAGCTAACGGTCTCAGGATGAAACTGACATTTTTCGGCTTTGACATACAGTTTGTTCTCCAGGAGTCTCTGAAGCACCAGACGGATGTGGTTTTTGTGTTCCGACAGGGATTTGGAATAGGTGAGTATGTCATCAAGGTAGACAAACACAAACCGGTTGAGGAAATCACGGAGAACATTGTTGACCAGGGCTTGAAAAACTGCAGGGGCGTTAGTGAGGCCGAAAGGCATGACCCGATATTCAAAATGTCCTAACGGGGTTTTGAATGCTGTTTTCCACTCGTCACCTTCTTTGACATGGACCAGGTAATAAGCATTCCAGAGGTCTAATTTAGTGAAGAAGGTGGAACCAAGCAAGGCGTCGAACGCTGAGCTGATGGGGGGTAAGGGATATTTATAATGAACAGTAATTTTGTTCAAACCCCGATAATCAATACAGGGCTGCagagttttgtcttttttggtgacaaagaaaaatgctgTGGCTAAAGGGGAAGGCTAGTGTCTGATAATACCTGCATCCAGGGATTCCTGTATGTATTTCTCCAGGGTCTATCTTTCAGGTCTGGAGATGTTGTACAACCTGCTGTTTGGAAGAGAGGACCCTGGTAGAAGGTTTATGGCACAATCGTAGGGCCGGTGAGGTGGTAAAGAGGAGGCTTTGTGCTTGCTGAAGACTTCAACCAGGTCATGGTATTCGCTGGGGATTGATGACAGGTCTGGGGCCTTTTCCCCGCTACAATCTGTTCCTGTGGGGGGTATGGCTGACCGTAGACAGGACTGGTGGCACTCCTCACTCCATCCTATAACGGTTCCGGTCGTCCAGTTAATGTGGGGGTTGTGGAGTGACAGCCAGGGGTGACCAAGCACCAGGGGGGAATCTGGTGCTGAAATCAACCTGAACTCACTTAGTTCAGTATGATTGCCAGACAGCTTTAATTTAATGGGTGCAGTGGTGTGGGTTACCTGGGCGATTGTTCTGCCGTCCAGGGCATTAGCAGTTATGGGTCGGGGTAGTGGTATCTGTGGGATCTGCGCTTCTTCCGCCAGGCGAGCGTCCAAAAAGCTGTCTTCTGCGCCTGAGTCGATCAGAGCCAGTACGGTGAGGGTTTGATCTGAAAAAGTGATGGTTGCCGGGATTTCAGTTTTGGTCTGGGTCTGGCCCGTCAGAATCCCGACCTTAACTGACAGGCCTGGTCTTTTGGGCGAGGGAGACAGATGGCACGGAAGTGTCCCAATCCTCCACAGTAGAGGCATTCTCCTGCTTGCAACCGTTTTTGTCATTCCGCCGGGGTAAGATGCGTCCAACTAGGGGTGTGCAATATCGTCTCGTCCACGGTAACACCGGTGGTTTTTTTGACACCGGTATAAAATTTAATATTGCGATATCATATGGTGACGTCATTTGCGCGCCCTTCAACTCCTGCCGCAGGAAGGCGGTGCACTAGGTCAAAGTAAGAGTCAAAGTAAACATGGCTGAGCAAAGCAAGGATGTGGCATTACCACCTGACTTAATTCCAAAAAAGGAAGCCACCTCTGTCATCTGGAATTATTTTGGCTTCAGAAAAGACGACATGGATCAGACCACTATCCTTTGCAAGACATGCAAGCATGTTGTGTCAGGAAAGGGTGGAAACACGACAAATTTGTTCAGTCATCTAAAGCACAAACATCCTGTGCGCTATGAAGAGTGCATGCAGATGCGAGAAACTTCAGGAGTTGCGGGGACGGCAAGTAAAAATCCACCAAAAGTAGTTCAGCATGGAATTGTCAATGCCTTATTTAGCTGTACGCCTTACGCCAGTCAAAGCCAGCGGTGGAAAGACATAACTGACGCGGTTACTTACTGTGTGGCTAAAGACATGATGCCGATACAAACGGTGGAGAAAGAAGGCTTCCGCCACCTCGTACACAAGTTGGACCCCCGGTACCGGTTGCCTtcaagaaaatattttacaaagacTTCCCTTCCAGCCATGCATGAGGCCTTACGCGAGGAAATTGCCACCAAACTGCGCTCTGTTGACTACTTTTCCTCCATGACGGACTTATGGTTAAGCAGAACGTCAGAACCTTACATGAGTCTGACAATCCACTATATTGACGGTGACTGGAAACTCTCCAACTTGTGTCTCGAAACCAGCTTTTTCCCCGACGACCATACAGGGGAAAACTTAGCTAACGGACTAAAAGACTTTCTCCAGTCTTGGCAGCTGAGCGAAGACAAACAGGTCTGTGTGACGATGGATAGTGGAGCCAACGTCGTGAAAGCTTTGAAGCTGAACAACTGGATGAGACTGTCATGCTTTGGCCACTGTCTTCACATTGCCATTGGTAAGTTTCCTTTTTAGTAGATGTAGCGACAATGATAGCATTACTGAacataaattaaagtaaatgtaaTCAAAGTTGTCAAACAGAATATGAGTTTGATATTAAACTTTAAAGCCACTTACTTTGAATATATagtattttttatatacttattgattaaaaataccaatgactttaagaaagcctaTGAAATGTTAAATGCCACAGATAGAtattatatttcatatatataatatatatatatatatatatatatatatatatatatataattgttttaAATCATCTCTGAATAACTTCTCTGTCTCCTATTCGTCCTTTCCCCACAGAAAGAAGTGTGAGGGACTCAAGAATTGACAGAGCAGTTGGAGTCTGCAAGAAAGTTGTGAATTTCTTTTCGCACAGCTGGAAGAGGCAACATGCACTTGAGAATGCTCAGAAAGAAATGGGCTTGCCACAACACAAGCTGACAACAGAGTCTCCAACAAGATGGGGGTCACGGTACAAAATGATCATGCGCCTGCTGGAGCAGGAAAAGGCCATTACGCAGGTCTTAGCAGCTGACAGGGCAACAAGACATCTTGTCCCGTCGTGGCAAGACATTGAGGTCAGTAAAAAACACTACCACTCAATGCTTTTATATTTGCTGCTTCCAAtctaatttttttataattaagaTGACATTGCCACAGAGAGAAATACAATTTCAATACATCAACCTCTCATTTGGTAGCTTTGACTTtaacatcattttttaaatgctaaTATATTATGTATAGCTCTAGATATCCCACATTAGCCAATCTATTGttacatatttcacattttaagcTAATTTTCTTCTCTGCAGGTTCTGGATTCTGTGAGCAAAGCTCTGGGTCCACTACACGAGTTCACGGATGCCTTGTCTGCAGAAAACTATGTGACTGTCTCCTGCCTAAAGCCTGTGCTGGAACTTTTCAAAAGTGACCTGCTCCAGCCAAAGGATAGTGACACTGACCTCACAAGAAATATCAAGAGCTCAGTAGCAGAGTACTTGGGCAAAAAGTATGAGGAAGATCCAGATCTGATGGAAATGGTGAATATGGCAACAATGCTTGATCCGCGATTTCATGCAAAGTACCTGAGGCCGGAAGACACTCAAGCAGTCAAAGACAGAGCTGTTGGGGAAATGATCCTGTTACTCCCAGGGCAGAGCACCTCTGCCACTGAACCCAGTGAAATGCCACCAGAATCTGGACCAGGGGAAGCTAAGAGGCACAAAAAAACTCTTGGAAGCTTCTTTAAAAGGGCATCATCttcagaaaagacaaaaatgtcaaacaaagaGATCATTGAAGCAGAGCTAAATGCCTACTTGCTAAGTCCCCCAGCAGATGAAGAGAGTGATCCTCTTGCATGGTGGAGGTTGTATGAGGTGAAGTTTCCCCATGTCAGCCAGTTAGCCAAAAAGTATCTCTGCATTCAGGCTACCAGTGCTGCTTCTGAAAGGCAATTTAGTACCGGTGGCAACATTATCACCTGCCATAGGTCAGCGCTGAAACCAGCCACAGTAAATAGGTTGGTTTTCCTGACAAAGAATTTAAAACTTAACTGTGAATGTACAAAAATGTACAACTGTAGCTAAATGAAAAACTATCAGTACAaccaaaagcaaataaaaagatatgGAGAAAGGTACAAAGTGCTGGATAATGGTAATTTTCCAACAAGTTTAAGGCAAGATTCTTCTGTTAATGTACATCATTTGAAGGTGTTTGCTCCTCAAAGTGGAAGTAATTTTTTTCccaaagatttttctttatgactGTTTATCTTGAAGTGTTTAGTTTATAGACCTTGTTGGCTCAATTGCAATACACCTTATGTGGCGGTTTTCTCAAAGTCAGAgaattctttgtttttgaatCCAccactgattttgtttttcagaagcTTTTTACACAAATAGAGTTAATCATATTGTTTCCAGAAATGAATATAATATACAGTAAGCCTAAggggctttttttgtttgacaaCCTCATTTAAGTACATTCCCTCTTCTTGATGTTTACAAGGTATGGTTGAAAATGTTGCCTAGGCCTAAAGATATTTGTTCACTAAACTGTTTAAAATGGTTTACATTTGTGAAATTTGCACTtgattgtttttggtttttgataGTCATTTTAGCTAAACACATGGTAGCTGATTTCTGACTAAATGTGAATTCAAATAGatttttgaataatttaatttatattttcttttgttaactAAATTTCCAAACCTAATGTAGGagcatattgtttttattttggttgcacaatatttctttgtatttattatgttttggaGCTACATATTTATGTGGTTAAAAGCCgttgaaaacaataaaagtggGAAAAATCGTTACATATCGTTATCAAggtatttttgaaaaattatcGTGATATAATTTTTTAGCAATATCGCCCACCCCTACGTCCAACCCACCTGCATCGGCTCGACAGCGGGAGCGGAGGAGGAATCCAGGGATGGCCAGACTGGAGGAGTCGGGTCTTCCACTGGTGACTGAACCGAGTAGGAACCCCTGCGGTCTCGGTGTCTCTCCCGGGGGTGGTTATCCAACCGGATGGCCAGGTCGATTAAGGCGTCAAGAGTTTCCGGGAGATCCCAAGTCACCAGCTCGTCTTTAAGAGTCCCTGTTAAACAGTTCAAGAAATGATCAATTAGCGCTTCAGAATTCCATTTTGAATTGGCGGCCAGGGTCCGAAACTCCACTGAAAATTCAGCCACACTCAAAGCTCCTTGTCTCAGGGATATGAGACTCTTGTGTGGACCCCCAGATATTGaaagctgctcaccctctccacttccagcccgcGGATAAgcagtggctggtgagtgttcctctccttcctcatgtccactaccatctccttggtcttgtccGTGTTGAGGGTAAGGTTATTGTCCATGTCACCAGAGAGGCCATTTCACTCCTGTAGGCTGCTTCGTCCCCGCCAGTGATGATATCCTTTTCCCAATCCTGACCAACTGAGGCCTGCAGGTCAGAAATCCTGGAGCCAGTCCCAGAGGGTGGGGTGTAGTCCCAGGGAAAACAGCTGGTGGAGGATGACCGTATTGAATGTTGAGCTGTAGTCAGTAAAGAGCATCCTGATGTAAGAGTCTTCATCCTCCAGgtgtgagagggagatgtgCAGGGCTGCAGCAGTAGCGTCTGAGTTGGACCTGTTGGACCAAGGCAtactgcagggggtccagtgTGTCTGGTAGGCAGCTCTGAATGTGGGTCAGCACCACTTTCTCGAAGCAATTCATAATGATTGGAGTGagtgctactggcctgtagtcATTCAGACAGCTGGGGGGCTCTTTTTGGGGagggggaccatggtagtggtcgTAAAGCAGGATGAACCAGTTCTCTGGTTGAGGGACAGGTTGAAAATGGAGGTGAGAATGTCTGTCAGCTCGTTGGCACATGCTCTGATGGCTAATCCAGGGATGCTGTCTGGTCCTGCCGCTTTGTGAGGGTTGATCCTCCTCAGAGCTTTGTTCACCTGGGCTGGTGAGATGACTGGTGAGGGGGAGGGGGTGttgctttgtttacatttattattttaatagttatAATGGAGACTTAAAAAAGAACTAGCTAAATAGTCAAAACAGCatatattaaataacaaaattacaGATGTCaatattttagttcattttacaGGAAGACAATATGAATAAACTGCGAGCCCTCTGACTCGCGCGTGCGTCAGACTCCTTGGTCCGTGTTTCAAGAGGGGTCGGGTGGGTTGCCGACATCGCCGCAGACCCCTTGCGCCCCTTGCGTGGGCTGATCCCTGCCCTGGCGGAGCGATGCAGTTGGGGCGCACTGACAGTCTGTCCCGGTAGATAGCTGCGCCGGgggcaaataaaataaactaatgtagAGTTAGCTCAACTAGAGCAGAGAATGTTACCAGGATGTTACAAAATGACATGTCGTCACCTTTCACTGCAGCCCGTCGGCTACCAGGCTGAGGATGTGTGGTGGGTGACTCCTCAGTTGTGACCAAAAGCCGGGACCTTTTTCTTGGTCTGCGATCTTTCATCAGGTCATCCTCAGTAGATGACTCGTTACCGGGTAAAAATGACGGATCATCACTTTCTCCCGATTCCTCCACTGTCTCGTCAGAATCCTCCTCAACCACATCCAGAGTTACTTCTCTTCCCTCCGACTCTCTGTCACTCAGGCCTTAGAATAATAACCAAACTTCTTTggcattcatccatctattgtATTTATCCGTTTGTCAAATTTATCACTAGATTACCCTAAACGATTATAAAACCCTATTACTCGCTCTCTGACACCTGTCAAACTCACGTGAGTTACTAAGCAACCAGGAGTGGCACAAATGGGCGTGATGTGAAAACATCTGACAGCTGAACACAGTGCAATAAATTATACGGTAGAAATTACCTCCTTGGCGGTTCTAGGTATAAATActcaaatttctttttcttgtgatcactgtagtggaatttatttatcaaagatcacacactgagtgagaatcaaacaaagtatttaattaagagctggTCAGCAATGagaatcacacagtcaaagaagcTTTGGCTGCACGAGTCTGGGGAGATACATGtgtgcttggttaatatagagccagagcatgagctgataacatcgaggtcgaaggtcattgtagtaaacccctcatggcctggtacaaggaagaaaagaaaagggggaaggggagctcactaaatccttatctgggtacacagtcattctcctccctcAGTGAACCACAAGCCAACGGTTTTTAACAATACAAAGtgtagtctacagaatataagggttatgtgtataaaattttccattacatcaCACACCCACCATAATTCACTGTATGTTTACTGGACCCATTTCAGGAAAAGTCACGAATTGAGAGAAGtagggattttattttaacagagatACAAGTGTTTGAAAAACCAAGGAGGTAAAATTTACCCTGTTGGTGGTTATAGTGTTAAACACCtcccagtctgtagtagcaAAGCTGTCCTGCAGTGTGCCCTCAGTCCCATGTGTTCAGAGCTTCACCTGTTTGGAGACTGGATTTGATTGTTTGAGTCTTTGTCTGTACGCCGGGTACAGGAATAAAGGGATGTCTGACTGTCCGAAATGGGGGCGGGGTTCATCCCTGTATGCTCCCTTTATATTGGTGTACACGTGATCCAACGTGTTCATATCCCGAGTGGAAATGTCTACATGTTGACGGTAATTGGGAAGTACAGTCCGTAGGTTCTACTGGTTAAAGTCACCTGCAGTTATAAAACCAGCATCAGGATGAGCGGTCTCTAGAGCGCTTATGAAGTCATGGAGCTTGCGTAGTGCTACTACTGAGTTGGCTCGCGGAGAA
Protein-coding sequences here:
- the LOC121637538 gene encoding E3 SUMO-protein ligase ZBED1-like, with product MSLTIHYIDGDWKLSNLCLETSFFPDDHTGENLANGLKDFLQSWQLSEDKQVCVTMDSGANVVKALKLNNWMRLSCFGHCLHIAIERSVRDSRIDRAVGVCKKVVNFFSHSWKRQHALENAQKEMGLPQHKLTTESPTRWGSRYKMIMRLLEQEKAITQVLAADRATRHLVPSWQDIEVLDSVSKALGPLHEFTDALSAENYVTVSCLKPVLELFKSDLLQPKDSDTDLTRNIKSSVAEYLGKKYEEDPDLMEMVNMATMLDPRFHAKYLRPEDTQAVKDRAVGEMILLLPGQSTSATEPSEMPPESGPGEAKRHKKTLGSFFKRASSSEKTKMSNKEIIEAELNAYLLSPPADEESDPLAWWRLYEVKFPHVSQLAKKYLCIQATSAASERQFSTGGNIITCHRSALKPATVNRLVFLTKNLKLNCECTKMYNCS